A window of the Cannabis sativa cultivar Pink pepper isolate KNU-18-1 chromosome X, ASM2916894v1, whole genome shotgun sequence genome harbors these coding sequences:
- the LOC115722817 gene encoding zinc finger CCCH domain-containing protein 32 isoform X2, translating into MWQLGLTGAGDGGGESYPERPGVPNCVYYMRTGYCGYGNRCRYNHPRDRAAVAAAVRATGEYPERVGEPICQYYLKTGTCKFGASCKFHHPKHGGGSLSQAPLNVYGYPLRPGEAECSYYLKTGQCKFGLTCKFHHPQPAGTSVTASAPQFYPPVQSPSVPMPDQFGGPSTSLRVARPPLVPGSYVQGTYGPVLFPHGVVPLPGWNPYSAPVSPVLSPGAQPTVGGASVYGVTHLPSSTASVARPYSSLPSSIGASSSSPKEQAFPERPGEPECQYYLKTGDCKFGSSCRYHHPRDRAVPRTNCLLSPVGLPLRPGMQPCTFYLQNGHCKFGATCKFDHPLGTMRYSPSASSLIDMPVTPYPVGSLLATLAPSSTSSELRPELISGSKMESFSARMPSSGNTSTSSVGLIFSQTGPVSLSDVQLSSQSSVALSSSRSTRQGGEVRRSS; encoded by the exons ATGTGGCAATTGGGGCTGACTGGCGCCGGCGATGGTGGCGGCGAATCTTACCCGGAGCGTCCCGGCGTGCCGAACTGTGTGTATTATATGCGAACTGGTTATTGTGGATATGGTAACCGGTGTCGCTACAACCATCCCCGTGATCGTGCTGCG GTGGCAGCAGCTGTGAGAGCTACTGGGGAGTACCCAGAGCGAGTGGGAGAACCTATATGTCAG TATTACTTAAAAACTGGGACCTGTAAATTTGGTGCGTCCTGCAAGTTCCACCATCCAAAACATGGAGGTGGATCTTTGAGCCAAGCTCCACTAAATGTTTATGGATACCCATTACGACCG GGTGAGGCAGAGTGCTCCTACTATTTGAAAACGGGGCAGTGCAAATTTGGGTTAACTTGTAAATTCCATCATCCTCAACCTGCCGGCACCTCAGTGACGGCTTCTGCACCTCAATTTTATCCACCGGTGCAATCTCCTTCAGTTCCCATGCCTGATCAATTTGGGGGGCCGTCCACCAGCTTGAGGGTGGCTAGGCCTCCGTTAGTACCTGGTTCATATGTTCAAGGGACTTATGGTCCTGTTTTATTTCCTCATGGAGTTGTTCCTTTACCTGGGTGGAATCCTTACTCG GCACCTGTAAGCCCAGTGCTATCTCCTGGTGCTCAGCCTACTGTAGGAGGAGCTTCTGTGTATGGAGTAACACATTTACCTTCTTCTACAGCTTCTGTTGCAAGACCTTACTCCTCTTTACCTTCTTCTATTGGCGCCTCAAGCAGTAGTCCAAAGGAACAAGCATTTCCAGAGAGGCCTGGAGAACCCGAGTgccaatattatttaaaaacagGGGACTGCAAATTTGGATCATCATGCCGTTACCATCATCCACGTGATCGAGCAGTGCCAAGGACAAATTGTCTCCTCAGTCCAGTCGGCCTCCCCTTGCGTCCG GGTATGCAACCTTGCACTTTCTATTTGCAAAATGGGCATTGCAAATTCGGTGCCACTTGTAAATTTGATCATCCATTGGGTACTATGAGATATAGTCCATCAGCTTCATCTTTAATTGATATGCCAGTTACTCCATATCCAGTTGGGTCATTGCTAGCTACTCTGGCTCCCTCATCCACATCATCAGAGCTTCGACCTGAACTAATATCAGGATCCAAGATGGAATCTTTTTCAGCTAGAATGCCTTCTTCTGGGAACACCTCAACTAGTTCAGTTGGTTTAATATTCTCACAGACTGGGCCTGTTTCACTTTCTGATGTGCAACTTTCAAGTCAGAGTTCCGTCGCTTTAAGCAGTAGCAGAAGCACTAGACAAGGCGGTGAGGTTCGTCGTTCAAGCTAA
- the LOC115722817 gene encoding zinc finger CCCH domain-containing protein 32 isoform X1, with the protein MELYGRSPARNGSNPGHQPEWTPDGGETGLEESMWQLGLTGAGDGGGESYPERPGVPNCVYYMRTGYCGYGNRCRYNHPRDRAAVAAAVRATGEYPERVGEPICQYYLKTGTCKFGASCKFHHPKHGGGSLSQAPLNVYGYPLRPGEAECSYYLKTGQCKFGLTCKFHHPQPAGTSVTASAPQFYPPVQSPSVPMPDQFGGPSTSLRVARPPLVPGSYVQGTYGPVLFPHGVVPLPGWNPYSAPVSPVLSPGAQPTVGGASVYGVTHLPSSTASVARPYSSLPSSIGASSSSPKEQAFPERPGEPECQYYLKTGDCKFGSSCRYHHPRDRAVPRTNCLLSPVGLPLRPGMQPCTFYLQNGHCKFGATCKFDHPLGTMRYSPSASSLIDMPVTPYPVGSLLATLAPSSTSSELRPELISGSKMESFSARMPSSGNTSTSSVGLIFSQTGPVSLSDVQLSSQSSVALSSSRSTRQGGEVRRSS; encoded by the exons ATGGAGTTGTACGGCCGGAGCCCCGCGAGGAATGGGTCGAATCCCGGACATCAGCCGGAGTGGACTCCGGATGGCGGCGAAACTGGGCTGGAAG AATCGATGTGGCAATTGGGGCTGACTGGCGCCGGCGATGGTGGCGGCGAATCTTACCCGGAGCGTCCCGGCGTGCCGAACTGTGTGTATTATATGCGAACTGGTTATTGTGGATATGGTAACCGGTGTCGCTACAACCATCCCCGTGATCGTGCTGCG GTGGCAGCAGCTGTGAGAGCTACTGGGGAGTACCCAGAGCGAGTGGGAGAACCTATATGTCAG TATTACTTAAAAACTGGGACCTGTAAATTTGGTGCGTCCTGCAAGTTCCACCATCCAAAACATGGAGGTGGATCTTTGAGCCAAGCTCCACTAAATGTTTATGGATACCCATTACGACCG GGTGAGGCAGAGTGCTCCTACTATTTGAAAACGGGGCAGTGCAAATTTGGGTTAACTTGTAAATTCCATCATCCTCAACCTGCCGGCACCTCAGTGACGGCTTCTGCACCTCAATTTTATCCACCGGTGCAATCTCCTTCAGTTCCCATGCCTGATCAATTTGGGGGGCCGTCCACCAGCTTGAGGGTGGCTAGGCCTCCGTTAGTACCTGGTTCATATGTTCAAGGGACTTATGGTCCTGTTTTATTTCCTCATGGAGTTGTTCCTTTACCTGGGTGGAATCCTTACTCG GCACCTGTAAGCCCAGTGCTATCTCCTGGTGCTCAGCCTACTGTAGGAGGAGCTTCTGTGTATGGAGTAACACATTTACCTTCTTCTACAGCTTCTGTTGCAAGACCTTACTCCTCTTTACCTTCTTCTATTGGCGCCTCAAGCAGTAGTCCAAAGGAACAAGCATTTCCAGAGAGGCCTGGAGAACCCGAGTgccaatattatttaaaaacagGGGACTGCAAATTTGGATCATCATGCCGTTACCATCATCCACGTGATCGAGCAGTGCCAAGGACAAATTGTCTCCTCAGTCCAGTCGGCCTCCCCTTGCGTCCG GGTATGCAACCTTGCACTTTCTATTTGCAAAATGGGCATTGCAAATTCGGTGCCACTTGTAAATTTGATCATCCATTGGGTACTATGAGATATAGTCCATCAGCTTCATCTTTAATTGATATGCCAGTTACTCCATATCCAGTTGGGTCATTGCTAGCTACTCTGGCTCCCTCATCCACATCATCAGAGCTTCGACCTGAACTAATATCAGGATCCAAGATGGAATCTTTTTCAGCTAGAATGCCTTCTTCTGGGAACACCTCAACTAGTTCAGTTGGTTTAATATTCTCACAGACTGGGCCTGTTTCACTTTCTGATGTGCAACTTTCAAGTCAGAGTTCCGTCGCTTTAAGCAGTAGCAGAAGCACTAGACAAGGCGGTGAGGTTCGTCGTTCAAGCTAA
- the LOC115722643 gene encoding BTB/POZ domain-containing protein At1g03010 isoform X1 produces the protein MGVVTVGELKPSISGKRSFRPSSSIRHATEWPISDVSSDITVEVGTSSFPLHKFPLVSRSGRIRKLLLDAKDSKISRINLVAVPGGPEAFELAARFCYGINTEITISNVAVLCCAARFLEMTEDFAEKNLEARVEAYLREIVLPNIANSIAVLHRCETLLPFAEEINLVSRLINAIASNACKEQLTSGLLKLDHNFPTKLVQSMEPETPADWWGKSLAVLSLDFFQRVLSAVKSKGLKQDMISKILINYAHNSLQGLVARDSQMVKGSLLDLEFQKKQRIIVEAIVNLLPTQSRKCPVPMAFLSSLLKTAISASASTSCRSDLERRIGLQLDQAILEDILIPANSHGNTHSTIYDIDTIVRIFSIFLNLDEDDEEDNHLRDESEMIYDFDSPGSPKQSSILKVSKLLDNYLAEVALDSNLMPTKFIALAELLPDHARIVSDGLYRAVDIFLKVHPNIKDSERYRLCKTIDCQKLSQEACSHAAQNERLPVQMAVQVLYFEQIRLRNAMNGGHNQFFFGAMNGQYPQRSGSGAGSGAISPRDNYASVRRENRELKLEVARMRMRLTDLEKDHVSMKQELVKTHPANKLFKSFARKLSKLNNLFRINSIKPIGGKANSETRFPFQKRRRHSVS, from the exons ATGGGAGTTGTTACTGTTGGTGAGTTGAAGCCAAGCATTTCAGGGAAAAGGTCATTTCGTCCAAGTTCAAGTATAAGGCATGCCACTGAATG GCCTATCTCTGATGTTTCCAGTGATATTACTGTTGAAGTAGGAACTTCAAGCTTTCCACTTCACAAG TTCCCTCTTGTTTCTCGAAGTGGAAGGATTCGAAAGTTGTTGTTGGATGCCAAAGATTCTAAAATTTCGAGGATAAATCTTGTTGCTGTTCCTGGAGGACCAGAGGCATTTGAGCTAGCTGCAAGATTTTGCTATGGGATAAATACTGAGATTACAATCTCCAATGTAGCCGTGctatgttgtgcagctcgttttCTGGAAATGACAGAAGACTTCGCCGAGAAAAACTTGGAAGCCCGAGTTGAAGCTTATCTAAGGGAAATTGTTCTCCCCAACATAGCAAACTCGATAGCTGTTCTTCATCGTTGTGAAACTCTCTTACCATTTGCAGAAGAGATCAACTTGGTAAGCAGGCTTATCAATGCGATCGCAAGTAATGCCTGCAAAGAGCAGCTCACCTCAGGTTTGTTGAAACTTGACCATAACTTCCCTACAAAACTTGTCCAAAGTATGGAACCCGAAACTCCTGCTGATTGGTGGGGAAAATCACTTGCAGTACTCAGTCTTGATTTTTTTCAAAGAGTTCTATCTGCTGTGAAATCCAAGGGTCTAAAACAGGACATGATCAGCAAGATTTTGATAAATTATGCTCACAACTCTCTTCAAGGTCTTGTAGCCAGGGATTCACAAATGGTCAAAGGAAGTCTTCTTGATTTGgaatttcaaaagaaacaaaGGATCATTGTTGAAGCAATAGTTAACTTACTACCAACTCAGTCAAGGAAGTGTCCAGTTCCAATGGCATTTCTCTCAAGTTTGTTGAAAACAGCTATTTCAGCATCAGCATCTACTTCTTGCAGATCAGATTTAGAAAGAAGGATCGGTCTCCAATTGGATCAGGCGATTCTTGAAGACATCCTCATTCCTGCAAATTCACATGGAAACACTCATAGCACCATCTATGACATAGATACTATTGTGAGGATCTTTTCCATATTCTTGAACCTGGATGAGGATGATGAAGAAGACAATCACTTGAGAGATGAAAGTGAAATGATATATGATTTCGATAGCCCTGGATCTCCAAAACAAAGTTCAATCCTCAAGGTATCAAAGTTGCTTGATAACTATCTAGCAGAAGTTGCATTGGACTCAAACTTAATGCCAACTAAATTCATAGCTCTAGCTGAACTACTTCCAGACCATGCTCGTATTGTGAGTGATGGATTGTATAGAGCTGTAGACATTTTCCTCAAA GTTCATCCAAACATTAAGGATTCAGAACGCTACCGCCTATGCAAAACCATTGACTGCCAGAAGCTATCTCAAGAAGCCTGCAGTCATGCAGCTCAGAACGAAAGGCTGCCAGTTCAGATGGCAGTTCAAGTGTTATACTTTGAGCAAATAAGGCTAAGAAATGCAATGAATGGAGGTCACAATCAGTTCTTTTTTGGTGCAATGAATGGTCAATATCCTCAGCGTTCAGGCAGCGGTGCAGGGAGTGGAGCCATCTCGCCTAGAGATAACTATGCGTCCGTGAGAAGAGAGAATAGGGAGCTCAAACTAGAAGTTGCTAGAATGAGAATGAGGTTGACTGACTTGGAAAAAGATCATGTTTCAATGAAACAAGagcttgtaaagactcaccctGCAAACAAGCTATTCAAATCATTTGCCAGAAAGTTGAGTAAACTCAACAACTTGTTCAGGATTAATAGTATTAAGCCAATTGGGGGCAAGGCAAATTCAGAAACCAGATTCCCATTTCAGAAGCGAAGGCGTCATTCTGTTTCATGA
- the LOC115722643 gene encoding BTB/POZ domain-containing protein At1g03010 isoform X2 has protein sequence MLKFFVHSDMKVCRRKSTCKVFDMLEMKNMPISDVSSDITVEVGTSSFPLHKFPLVSRSGRIRKLLLDAKDSKISRINLVAVPGGPEAFELAARFCYGINTEITISNVAVLCCAARFLEMTEDFAEKNLEARVEAYLREIVLPNIANSIAVLHRCETLLPFAEEINLVSRLINAIASNACKEQLTSGLLKLDHNFPTKLVQSMEPETPADWWGKSLAVLSLDFFQRVLSAVKSKGLKQDMISKILINYAHNSLQGLVARDSQMVKGSLLDLEFQKKQRIIVEAIVNLLPTQSRKCPVPMAFLSSLLKTAISASASTSCRSDLERRIGLQLDQAILEDILIPANSHGNTHSTIYDIDTIVRIFSIFLNLDEDDEEDNHLRDESEMIYDFDSPGSPKQSSILKVSKLLDNYLAEVALDSNLMPTKFIALAELLPDHARIVSDGLYRAVDIFLKVHPNIKDSERYRLCKTIDCQKLSQEACSHAAQNERLPVQMAVQVLYFEQIRLRNAMNGGHNQFFFGAMNGQYPQRSGSGAGSGAISPRDNYASVRRENRELKLEVARMRMRLTDLEKDHVSMKQELVKTHPANKLFKSFARKLSKLNNLFRINSIKPIGGKANSETRFPFQKRRRHSVS, from the exons ATGCTTAAGTTTTTTGTGCATAGTGATATGAAAGTCTGTAGGAGGAAGAGCACTTGCAAAGTTTTTGATATGTTAGAAATGAAAAACAT GCCTATCTCTGATGTTTCCAGTGATATTACTGTTGAAGTAGGAACTTCAAGCTTTCCACTTCACAAG TTCCCTCTTGTTTCTCGAAGTGGAAGGATTCGAAAGTTGTTGTTGGATGCCAAAGATTCTAAAATTTCGAGGATAAATCTTGTTGCTGTTCCTGGAGGACCAGAGGCATTTGAGCTAGCTGCAAGATTTTGCTATGGGATAAATACTGAGATTACAATCTCCAATGTAGCCGTGctatgttgtgcagctcgttttCTGGAAATGACAGAAGACTTCGCCGAGAAAAACTTGGAAGCCCGAGTTGAAGCTTATCTAAGGGAAATTGTTCTCCCCAACATAGCAAACTCGATAGCTGTTCTTCATCGTTGTGAAACTCTCTTACCATTTGCAGAAGAGATCAACTTGGTAAGCAGGCTTATCAATGCGATCGCAAGTAATGCCTGCAAAGAGCAGCTCACCTCAGGTTTGTTGAAACTTGACCATAACTTCCCTACAAAACTTGTCCAAAGTATGGAACCCGAAACTCCTGCTGATTGGTGGGGAAAATCACTTGCAGTACTCAGTCTTGATTTTTTTCAAAGAGTTCTATCTGCTGTGAAATCCAAGGGTCTAAAACAGGACATGATCAGCAAGATTTTGATAAATTATGCTCACAACTCTCTTCAAGGTCTTGTAGCCAGGGATTCACAAATGGTCAAAGGAAGTCTTCTTGATTTGgaatttcaaaagaaacaaaGGATCATTGTTGAAGCAATAGTTAACTTACTACCAACTCAGTCAAGGAAGTGTCCAGTTCCAATGGCATTTCTCTCAAGTTTGTTGAAAACAGCTATTTCAGCATCAGCATCTACTTCTTGCAGATCAGATTTAGAAAGAAGGATCGGTCTCCAATTGGATCAGGCGATTCTTGAAGACATCCTCATTCCTGCAAATTCACATGGAAACACTCATAGCACCATCTATGACATAGATACTATTGTGAGGATCTTTTCCATATTCTTGAACCTGGATGAGGATGATGAAGAAGACAATCACTTGAGAGATGAAAGTGAAATGATATATGATTTCGATAGCCCTGGATCTCCAAAACAAAGTTCAATCCTCAAGGTATCAAAGTTGCTTGATAACTATCTAGCAGAAGTTGCATTGGACTCAAACTTAATGCCAACTAAATTCATAGCTCTAGCTGAACTACTTCCAGACCATGCTCGTATTGTGAGTGATGGATTGTATAGAGCTGTAGACATTTTCCTCAAA GTTCATCCAAACATTAAGGATTCAGAACGCTACCGCCTATGCAAAACCATTGACTGCCAGAAGCTATCTCAAGAAGCCTGCAGTCATGCAGCTCAGAACGAAAGGCTGCCAGTTCAGATGGCAGTTCAAGTGTTATACTTTGAGCAAATAAGGCTAAGAAATGCAATGAATGGAGGTCACAATCAGTTCTTTTTTGGTGCAATGAATGGTCAATATCCTCAGCGTTCAGGCAGCGGTGCAGGGAGTGGAGCCATCTCGCCTAGAGATAACTATGCGTCCGTGAGAAGAGAGAATAGGGAGCTCAAACTAGAAGTTGCTAGAATGAGAATGAGGTTGACTGACTTGGAAAAAGATCATGTTTCAATGAAACAAGagcttgtaaagactcaccctGCAAACAAGCTATTCAAATCATTTGCCAGAAAGTTGAGTAAACTCAACAACTTGTTCAGGATTAATAGTATTAAGCCAATTGGGGGCAAGGCAAATTCAGAAACCAGATTCCCATTTCAGAAGCGAAGGCGTCATTCTGTTTCATGA
- the LOC115722643 gene encoding BTB/POZ domain-containing protein At1g03010 isoform X3: protein MPISDVSSDITVEVGTSSFPLHKFPLVSRSGRIRKLLLDAKDSKISRINLVAVPGGPEAFELAARFCYGINTEITISNVAVLCCAARFLEMTEDFAEKNLEARVEAYLREIVLPNIANSIAVLHRCETLLPFAEEINLVSRLINAIASNACKEQLTSGLLKLDHNFPTKLVQSMEPETPADWWGKSLAVLSLDFFQRVLSAVKSKGLKQDMISKILINYAHNSLQGLVARDSQMVKGSLLDLEFQKKQRIIVEAIVNLLPTQSRKCPVPMAFLSSLLKTAISASASTSCRSDLERRIGLQLDQAILEDILIPANSHGNTHSTIYDIDTIVRIFSIFLNLDEDDEEDNHLRDESEMIYDFDSPGSPKQSSILKVSKLLDNYLAEVALDSNLMPTKFIALAELLPDHARIVSDGLYRAVDIFLKVHPNIKDSERYRLCKTIDCQKLSQEACSHAAQNERLPVQMAVQVLYFEQIRLRNAMNGGHNQFFFGAMNGQYPQRSGSGAGSGAISPRDNYASVRRENRELKLEVARMRMRLTDLEKDHVSMKQELVKTHPANKLFKSFARKLSKLNNLFRINSIKPIGGKANSETRFPFQKRRRHSVS, encoded by the exons AT GCCTATCTCTGATGTTTCCAGTGATATTACTGTTGAAGTAGGAACTTCAAGCTTTCCACTTCACAAG TTCCCTCTTGTTTCTCGAAGTGGAAGGATTCGAAAGTTGTTGTTGGATGCCAAAGATTCTAAAATTTCGAGGATAAATCTTGTTGCTGTTCCTGGAGGACCAGAGGCATTTGAGCTAGCTGCAAGATTTTGCTATGGGATAAATACTGAGATTACAATCTCCAATGTAGCCGTGctatgttgtgcagctcgttttCTGGAAATGACAGAAGACTTCGCCGAGAAAAACTTGGAAGCCCGAGTTGAAGCTTATCTAAGGGAAATTGTTCTCCCCAACATAGCAAACTCGATAGCTGTTCTTCATCGTTGTGAAACTCTCTTACCATTTGCAGAAGAGATCAACTTGGTAAGCAGGCTTATCAATGCGATCGCAAGTAATGCCTGCAAAGAGCAGCTCACCTCAGGTTTGTTGAAACTTGACCATAACTTCCCTACAAAACTTGTCCAAAGTATGGAACCCGAAACTCCTGCTGATTGGTGGGGAAAATCACTTGCAGTACTCAGTCTTGATTTTTTTCAAAGAGTTCTATCTGCTGTGAAATCCAAGGGTCTAAAACAGGACATGATCAGCAAGATTTTGATAAATTATGCTCACAACTCTCTTCAAGGTCTTGTAGCCAGGGATTCACAAATGGTCAAAGGAAGTCTTCTTGATTTGgaatttcaaaagaaacaaaGGATCATTGTTGAAGCAATAGTTAACTTACTACCAACTCAGTCAAGGAAGTGTCCAGTTCCAATGGCATTTCTCTCAAGTTTGTTGAAAACAGCTATTTCAGCATCAGCATCTACTTCTTGCAGATCAGATTTAGAAAGAAGGATCGGTCTCCAATTGGATCAGGCGATTCTTGAAGACATCCTCATTCCTGCAAATTCACATGGAAACACTCATAGCACCATCTATGACATAGATACTATTGTGAGGATCTTTTCCATATTCTTGAACCTGGATGAGGATGATGAAGAAGACAATCACTTGAGAGATGAAAGTGAAATGATATATGATTTCGATAGCCCTGGATCTCCAAAACAAAGTTCAATCCTCAAGGTATCAAAGTTGCTTGATAACTATCTAGCAGAAGTTGCATTGGACTCAAACTTAATGCCAACTAAATTCATAGCTCTAGCTGAACTACTTCCAGACCATGCTCGTATTGTGAGTGATGGATTGTATAGAGCTGTAGACATTTTCCTCAAA GTTCATCCAAACATTAAGGATTCAGAACGCTACCGCCTATGCAAAACCATTGACTGCCAGAAGCTATCTCAAGAAGCCTGCAGTCATGCAGCTCAGAACGAAAGGCTGCCAGTTCAGATGGCAGTTCAAGTGTTATACTTTGAGCAAATAAGGCTAAGAAATGCAATGAATGGAGGTCACAATCAGTTCTTTTTTGGTGCAATGAATGGTCAATATCCTCAGCGTTCAGGCAGCGGTGCAGGGAGTGGAGCCATCTCGCCTAGAGATAACTATGCGTCCGTGAGAAGAGAGAATAGGGAGCTCAAACTAGAAGTTGCTAGAATGAGAATGAGGTTGACTGACTTGGAAAAAGATCATGTTTCAATGAAACAAGagcttgtaaagactcaccctGCAAACAAGCTATTCAAATCATTTGCCAGAAAGTTGAGTAAACTCAACAACTTGTTCAGGATTAATAGTATTAAGCCAATTGGGGGCAAGGCAAATTCAGAAACCAGATTCCCATTTCAGAAGCGAAGGCGTCATTCTGTTTCATGA
- the LOC115722508 gene encoding uncharacterized protein LOC115722508, with protein MLRPSIGLGNLFSFSKLFRQLEQEMETVVNVLQPGPLGIIEHKFSGEEIREASATVHRAVENWRRNAKLEPTAHILNDYIKK; from the exons ATGCTTAGGCCTTCTATTGGACTCGGAAACCTCTTCTCCTTCTCCAAGCTCTTTCG TCAGCTGGAGCAAGAGATGGAAACCGTGGTAAATGTGTTGCAGCCTGGACCTTTAGGAATCATAGAGCACAAGTTCTCTGGTGAAGAGATTCGCGAGGCAAGTGCTACGGTTCATAGAGCTGTAGAGAATTGGCGACGAAATGCAAAACTGGAACCAACAGCTCACATCTTAAACGATTACATTAAGAAATGA